A stretch of the Brooklawnia cerclae genome encodes the following:
- a CDS encoding RidA family protein — protein sequence MSLLRINPETLHRSPHYSQATLVAPGASLVFIGGQNAVDASGGLVGPGDVVAQTQQVMTNVTACLDAAGVSSADLVSLDIKVVDGVDLAAAQQAAAPYLDPESPPLITVSVVTRLALDGALVEAGAVAAVPNMGDAVWLGRYVAGEEV from the coding sequence ATGTCGCTTCTGCGCATAAATCCCGAGACCCTTCACCGGTCGCCCCACTACTCCCAGGCGACCCTCGTGGCACCTGGTGCCTCGTTGGTGTTCATCGGCGGCCAGAACGCGGTGGACGCGTCGGGCGGGCTCGTCGGACCGGGCGACGTCGTGGCTCAGACCCAGCAGGTCATGACCAACGTCACCGCCTGCCTGGACGCGGCAGGGGTCAGCTCGGCCGATCTCGTGAGCCTCGACATCAAGGTCGTCGACGGCGTCGACCTCGCTGCCGCCCAGCAGGCGGCGGCGCCCTACCTCGACCCGGAATCGCCTCCCCTGATCACCGTTTCCGTCGTCACCAGGCTCGCCCTGGACGGCGCGCTGGTGGAGGCCGGAGCCGTCGCCGCGGTGCCCAACATGGGTGATGCGGTCTGGCTCGGACGCTACGTCGCGGGCGAGGAAGTCTGA
- a CDS encoding phage holin family protein yields MNLVLRVLATAAAVWVAGLLVPGIHIAASGVGGAEGAGTVVTLLIVAVVIGLVNAVVKPIVEAFSGCMILLTLGLFLLVINAAMLMLSAWICARLGVPFTVEGWGAAFLGSIVVSIVSGLINGLTGVNRDSDQGR; encoded by the coding sequence ATGAATCTGGTCCTGCGCGTGCTCGCCACGGCCGCCGCCGTATGGGTGGCCGGCCTGCTCGTGCCCGGCATCCACATCGCCGCCTCCGGGGTCGGGGGAGCCGAGGGGGCGGGGACGGTCGTCACACTGCTCATCGTCGCCGTCGTGATAGGCCTCGTCAACGCGGTGGTCAAGCCCATCGTCGAGGCGTTCTCGGGGTGCATGATCCTCCTGACGCTGGGGCTGTTCCTCCTGGTCATCAACGCGGCCATGCTGATGCTGAGCGCCTGGATCTGCGCTCGGCTCGGCGTCCCGTTCACGGTGGAGGGCTGGGGGGCCGCGTTCCTCGGCTCGATCGTCGTCAGCATCGTGAGTGGGCTCATCAACGGCCTCACGGGTGTCAATCGCGACTCCGACCAGGGACGGTAG
- a CDS encoding acetylxylan esterase has translation MAFFDKSLDELRRYRPAREEPDDFDAFWQTTLAESPVDSSVLACEPFETPLATVEAFDVTFSGWLGQPIKAWLLLPRHRTGPLPTVVQYLGYKAGRSVPWNWLTWTAFGFAHVVMDNRGQGGGGKTTGITPDINPFGHGASAPGFLTSGVEDPTRYYFRRLITDAVRAVDAVKLLPAVDRDRVAVLGGSQGGGLALSVAGLRDDVAGMIADVPCLCHYRRGSQITDQGPYAEISRFLMSHRFEVEPVMRTLSYFDGVNFAARARCPGWFSVGLMDKICPPSTVFAAYHAYAGPSQIEVFTYNGHEGGAQYDVPRKLGALQEVLGVQG, from the coding sequence ATGGCATTCTTCGACAAGTCGCTCGACGAACTGCGCCGCTATCGTCCGGCGCGCGAGGAACCAGACGACTTCGACGCGTTCTGGCAGACGACCCTGGCCGAGTCGCCGGTCGATTCCTCGGTGCTGGCGTGCGAGCCCTTCGAGACCCCCCTGGCGACGGTTGAGGCCTTCGACGTCACCTTCTCGGGCTGGTTGGGGCAGCCGATCAAGGCCTGGTTGTTGCTTCCTCGCCATCGCACCGGCCCGCTCCCCACGGTCGTCCAGTATCTCGGCTACAAGGCGGGACGGAGCGTTCCGTGGAACTGGTTGACGTGGACCGCGTTCGGGTTCGCGCATGTTGTGATGGACAACCGAGGGCAGGGTGGCGGAGGCAAGACGACCGGTATCACTCCGGATATCAATCCGTTCGGGCACGGTGCGTCCGCGCCGGGTTTCCTCACCAGTGGGGTCGAGGATCCAACGAGGTACTACTTTCGCCGCCTGATCACCGATGCCGTCCGGGCGGTCGACGCCGTCAAGCTCCTACCCGCGGTCGACAGGGATCGGGTCGCGGTGCTGGGCGGCAGCCAGGGCGGTGGGCTGGCGCTGTCGGTTGCCGGGCTGCGTGACGACGTCGCAGGCATGATCGCCGACGTGCCCTGCCTGTGCCACTACCGGCGGGGTTCGCAGATCACCGATCAGGGCCCCTACGCGGAGATCTCGCGGTTTCTCATGAGCCACCGATTCGAGGTCGAGCCGGTCATGCGGACGCTGTCGTACTTCGACGGGGTCAACTTCGCCGCGCGTGCGCGCTGCCCCGGCTGGTTCTCCGTAGGGTTGATGGACAAGATCTGCCCGCCGTCGACGGTGTTCGCCGCCTACCACGCCTATGCCGGTCCTTCGCAGATCGAGGTCTTCACGTACAACGGGCACGAAGGTGGCGCCCAGTACGACGTCCCGCGCAAGCTCGGCGCCTTACAGGAGGTTCTCGGCGTTCAGGGATGA
- a CDS encoding TIGR01777 family oxidoreductase → MTTIAISGASGLVGTALAEHLRARGDTVIRLMRRCAVQPDEVGWDPGRAELNVSSLEGVDAIVNLSGAPIGRRWTAAYRREIVESRLGPTRTLARAAAELGSQVTLVNASAVGVYGDRGREPLTEDSEPGEGFVPELVLDWEAATRDASDAGNRVALARTGLVITGRGGALGQLMPLVRLGLAGPIGPGTQVWPWISLADEVGALTWLVDNPVAGPVNLSSPATTTNAQLIAAIARAVNRPARLRVPTWALRLVLGGFADEMVASQNEIPGVLVASGYTFSHPTVEALTSWLATEEA, encoded by the coding sequence ATGACCACGATCGCCATCAGCGGCGCCAGCGGTTTGGTCGGCACCGCCCTCGCCGAGCACCTGCGCGCCCGCGGCGACACGGTGATCCGCCTCATGCGCCGATGCGCGGTACAGCCGGACGAGGTGGGCTGGGATCCTGGGCGGGCCGAACTCAACGTCTCGTCCCTCGAAGGGGTGGACGCGATCGTCAACCTGAGCGGAGCCCCGATCGGGCGCCGCTGGACCGCCGCCTACCGCCGCGAGATCGTCGAGAGCCGCCTGGGCCCGACGCGGACGCTGGCGCGAGCCGCCGCCGAGTTGGGCAGCCAGGTGACGCTCGTGAACGCGTCCGCCGTCGGTGTCTACGGCGATCGTGGGCGCGAACCCCTCACCGAGGACAGCGAGCCGGGGGAGGGGTTCGTCCCCGAACTGGTGCTCGACTGGGAGGCTGCGACGCGCGACGCGTCCGACGCCGGCAACCGTGTCGCGCTGGCCCGCACGGGGCTGGTGATCACCGGCCGAGGTGGAGCGCTCGGGCAACTGATGCCCCTCGTCCGGCTGGGCCTGGCGGGCCCGATCGGCCCGGGCACCCAGGTGTGGCCGTGGATCAGTCTGGCTGACGAGGTGGGCGCGCTCACCTGGCTCGTCGACAACCCGGTGGCCGGGCCCGTGAACCTGTCGTCCCCCGCCACGACCACGAACGCCCAGCTCATCGCGGCGATCGCCCGGGCCGTGAACAGGCCGGCCCGGTTGCGCGTCCCGACGTGGGCCCTGCGCCTGGTGTTGGGCGGGTTCGCGGACGAGATGGTCGCGAGCCAGAATGAGATCCCCGGGGTGTTGGTGGCTTCCGGCTACACCTTCTCCCATCCCACTGTCGAGGCGCTGACCAGCTGGTTGGCCACCGAGGAGGCCTGA
- a CDS encoding CarD family transcriptional regulator, with protein MKFHVGQTVIHPHHGPATVTKVMTRAVRGEQVEYAELEVVSSKLMVSIPVTRAGEIGIRDVAGVKELDRLAEVLSGPTVGEEPQWSRRYKANRASIATGDPLQLAAVVRDLVRRRERGSLSLGEKDLLKEASAPLLAEIALAIDVSEEDAREVMHSLILDESRAALDALDEREAEAQAV; from the coding sequence ATGAAGTTCCATGTTGGTCAGACCGTCATTCACCCCCATCACGGCCCCGCGACAGTGACGAAGGTCATGACCCGGGCAGTCCGTGGTGAGCAGGTCGAATACGCCGAACTCGAGGTCGTCAGCAGCAAGCTCATGGTGAGCATTCCCGTGACCAGGGCAGGTGAGATCGGTATCCGCGACGTCGCGGGGGTGAAGGAACTGGACCGTCTGGCCGAGGTGCTGAGCGGGCCGACTGTCGGCGAGGAACCACAGTGGTCCCGTCGATACAAGGCCAATCGTGCGAGCATCGCCACCGGTGATCCGCTGCAGCTCGCGGCCGTCGTCCGCGATCTCGTGCGCCGCCGCGAGCGCGGCTCGTTGTCGCTGGGCGAGAAGGATCTTCTCAAGGAGGCGTCCGCTCCGTTGCTGGCCGAGATCGCCCTGGCGATCGACGTCTCCGAGGAGGACGCGCGTGAGGTCATGCACTCCCTGATCCTGGACGAGTCGCGTGCCGCGCTCGACGCGCTCGACGAACGCGAGGCCGAGGCTCAGGCGGTTTGA
- a CDS encoding glutaredoxin family protein, with the protein MGRVSRVILILVAVAAALLAVGLVRGGHLAAAGAEVLVGGGFVYWLGRRGPQREANVGWAAARGRIAPGHAVVLWKPGCIYCAALQRELADDDRITWVNVYEDHEANSQLRDLNSGDEYTPTVVVGNVVLRNPGADEVRAALGDAGELD; encoded by the coding sequence ATGGGACGTGTCAGCCGGGTCATCCTGATCCTCGTGGCGGTGGCTGCCGCGCTGCTCGCCGTGGGACTCGTCCGCGGCGGGCACCTGGCCGCTGCCGGCGCCGAGGTGCTGGTGGGCGGCGGGTTCGTCTACTGGCTCGGTCGTCGTGGGCCGCAACGGGAAGCGAACGTCGGCTGGGCGGCTGCCCGGGGACGTATCGCACCTGGTCACGCGGTGGTGTTGTGGAAGCCGGGCTGCATCTACTGCGCGGCGTTGCAGCGCGAGCTCGCCGACGACGACCGGATCACCTGGGTGAACGTCTACGAGGATCACGAGGCGAACTCGCAGCTGCGCGACCTCAACAGCGGGGACGAATACACCCCGACGGTCGTCGTGGGCAACGTCGTGCTCCGCAATCCGGGCGCGGACGAGGTGCGCGCGGCCCTCGGTGACGCTGGCGAACTGGATTGA
- a CDS encoding heparinase II/III domain-containing protein, whose translation MTDPIASGGDGAPATTHTMLLLDDERLRDLRGRLTGDLAPQWRRLAEQCDLYRRMSPPAAHPMASITYLGPAAANLALAYCLTGQPHYLEEAWRWIEPAIGFEHWGRAHMPDHDLDAGWLLHGLSLAFSWLGNDLSAGRREALRGKLSLQGRRMYEFALESTGSWWSSSFWQNHHWICHTGLAAAGYVLGERAWTDLAKDSFDVVVDVLPEDGSDMEGVVYWRYGVPWIAIYLDLLQHSEGIDWWQRCRFLANTFWYRLHQAAPGYEEIIDHGDCHDRRSGHSVALYRILASRYRIGEAQWLADRVADRFFWREAYESGVRPGVLPEAWAELLWHDASVPPVDPATTTPRQAAFGDLGLLVHRTSWDADATAYSFKSAPGGGHKAWTVSRSLDARHGWHTLNAGHHHPDAGSFVLVSRGAWLLVEDGYARHKLAGNHNLVLVDGKGFAGEGDFNAYGDAPADRVADMTDVLAEQGFLHGTARVGAMYPPELRVASLERTLVVMPSGRAVIVDRGLSDAPHAWTLLFHSDHPAERVDDGTGMGVVRRMLRNGRAGAWLTVHSAGAVASQGVTDVVANPTSSTPDLVLARRLHTLRVTPVVAPQLLAVTVIEPFDAFAPTAPQAQLQPCGGSTTVDLGCGERVLLAGADGIIEADDLVTDARAVLVASSEAGGRVAVVGARHLEMGGRGLVDSAIPFTGVLEVGR comes from the coding sequence ATGACTGATCCGATCGCGTCCGGCGGTGACGGGGCGCCTGCCACCACGCACACCATGCTGTTGCTGGACGACGAGCGCCTGCGCGACTTGCGCGGGCGACTGACCGGTGACCTGGCACCGCAATGGCGACGTCTGGCGGAGCAGTGCGATCTCTATCGGCGCATGTCGCCGCCGGCGGCCCACCCCATGGCCAGCATCACCTATCTGGGCCCCGCAGCGGCCAACCTCGCGCTGGCATACTGCCTGACAGGGCAGCCGCACTATCTCGAAGAGGCCTGGCGATGGATCGAGCCGGCGATCGGGTTCGAACACTGGGGCCGAGCACACATGCCGGATCACGACCTCGACGCCGGTTGGCTGCTCCATGGCCTTTCGCTGGCCTTCTCATGGTTGGGGAACGACCTGTCCGCGGGACGCAGGGAGGCGCTGCGCGGGAAGCTTTCCCTCCAGGGACGGCGGATGTACGAGTTCGCGCTCGAGTCGACGGGGTCGTGGTGGTCCAGTTCGTTCTGGCAGAACCACCACTGGATCTGCCATACCGGGTTGGCCGCCGCGGGCTACGTCCTCGGTGAGCGTGCGTGGACCGACCTGGCCAAAGACTCGTTCGATGTCGTCGTCGATGTGCTGCCCGAGGACGGATCGGACATGGAGGGGGTCGTCTACTGGCGGTACGGGGTGCCGTGGATCGCGATCTACCTCGATCTGCTGCAGCATTCCGAGGGCATCGACTGGTGGCAGCGTTGTCGCTTCCTCGCCAACACCTTCTGGTACAGGTTGCATCAGGCGGCTCCCGGCTATGAGGAGATCATCGACCACGGCGACTGCCACGATCGGCGCAGCGGCCACAGTGTCGCGCTCTACCGCATCCTGGCTTCGCGCTATCGCATCGGTGAGGCCCAGTGGCTGGCGGATCGCGTCGCGGACCGTTTCTTCTGGCGCGAGGCCTACGAGAGCGGCGTCCGCCCGGGCGTGCTGCCGGAGGCATGGGCCGAGTTGCTGTGGCACGATGCGAGCGTCCCGCCCGTCGATCCCGCGACGACCACGCCCCGCCAAGCGGCTTTCGGCGATCTCGGTCTCCTCGTGCACCGCACGTCGTGGGACGCCGACGCGACCGCCTACTCGTTCAAATCCGCACCGGGGGGTGGTCACAAGGCCTGGACCGTGTCGCGCAGTCTGGACGCGAGACACGGCTGGCACACCCTCAATGCGGGCCACCATCACCCGGACGCGGGTTCGTTCGTCCTCGTCTCGCGGGGTGCGTGGCTGCTGGTCGAGGACGGCTACGCGCGTCACAAGCTGGCGGGCAACCACAATCTCGTACTCGTGGACGGGAAGGGTTTCGCCGGCGAGGGCGATTTCAACGCCTACGGGGACGCGCCGGCAGACCGTGTGGCCGACATGACCGATGTGCTGGCCGAGCAGGGGTTCCTGCACGGCACGGCACGCGTCGGCGCGATGTACCCGCCCGAGCTGCGGGTCGCCTCGCTCGAGCGCACACTCGTGGTGATGCCGTCAGGCCGCGCCGTGATCGTGGATCGCGGGTTGTCGGACGCCCCGCACGCGTGGACGCTGCTGTTCCATTCCGACCATCCGGCGGAGCGTGTCGATGACGGAACCGGCATGGGAGTCGTGCGGCGAATGCTCCGCAACGGCCGGGCCGGTGCCTGGCTCACCGTGCATTCGGCCGGTGCGGTGGCGAGCCAGGGTGTGACCGACGTGGTGGCGAACCCGACCTCGAGCACTCCCGACCTCGTTCTCGCCCGTCGGCTGCACACACTGCGGGTGACCCCGGTGGTCGCGCCGCAGCTGCTGGCAGTCACCGTCATCGAGCCCTTCGACGCGTTCGCGCCGACTGCTCCCCAAGCACAGCTGCAGCCCTGCGGCGGTTCGACGACGGTCGACCTCGGCTGCGGTGAGCGGGTGCTTCTCGCCGGAGCGGACGGCATCATCGAGGCCGACGACCTCGTCACCGACGCGCGGGCCGTGCTCGTCGCCTCCTCCGAGGCTGGCGGTCGTGTGGCGGTCGTCGGTGCGCGGCATCTGGAGATGGGTGGACGAGGACTGGTCGATTCCGCGATCCCGTTCACCGGCGTGTTGGAGGTCGGGAGGTGA
- a CDS encoding glutamine--tRNA ligase/YqeY domain fusion protein, which translates to MSEPVSSAGDFISDIVRHDNATGTYSGRVQTRFPPEPNGYLHIGHAKAITVDFGIAAEFGGLCNLRFDDTNPDTEDTEYVDSIIEDVRWLGYEPAGVFYASDYFEQLYLWAEVLIGDGKAYVDDQDGETISAQRGGYGKPGIASPYRDRTPEENLDLFRRMRAGEFPDGSRVLRAKIDMNHENMQLRDPVLYRIRRGHHHRTQDAWVIYPTYDWAHGQSDAIEGVTHSLCTLEFVAHRPLYDWCLEQLPLPHDKPRQIEFARLELTNTVTSKRRLKKLVDDGTVDGWDDPRMPTLSGLRKRGYPASAIVAFCRDMGVSRTNSRQAIEELESYVRRDLNRTAQRRMAVLHPLRLTITNWPAGEVEYFEVANNPENPDDGTRRVAFSGDLFIEREDFAEVPPPKFYRLAPGREVRLRGAYFVTATDVVTDADGTVVEVRATYDPATSGGDAPDGRKVKSTMHWVSAPHAADATVALYERLFTAALPGEATGEPLDDLNPASRELLDGCKVEAALATTKPGEVVQFERLGYFALDPEAPMHFHRTVGLRDEWAAIQKRQR; encoded by the coding sequence ATGAGTGAGCCCGTGAGTTCGGCTGGGGACTTCATCAGCGACATCGTCCGCCACGACAATGCCACCGGCACCTATTCGGGACGCGTCCAGACCCGGTTCCCACCCGAGCCGAACGGCTACCTGCACATCGGGCACGCCAAGGCCATCACCGTCGACTTCGGCATCGCGGCCGAGTTCGGTGGCCTGTGCAACCTGAGGTTCGACGACACCAACCCCGACACCGAGGACACCGAGTACGTCGACTCGATCATCGAGGACGTGCGCTGGCTCGGATACGAACCGGCCGGTGTCTTCTACGCGTCCGACTACTTCGAGCAGCTCTACCTGTGGGCCGAGGTCCTCATCGGCGACGGCAAAGCGTACGTGGACGACCAGGACGGCGAGACCATCTCGGCGCAGCGCGGTGGCTACGGCAAGCCAGGCATCGCCTCGCCCTATCGCGATCGGACGCCCGAGGAGAACCTCGATCTGTTCCGCCGCATGCGTGCGGGCGAGTTCCCGGACGGCTCGCGGGTGCTGCGCGCGAAGATCGACATGAACCACGAGAACATGCAATTGCGCGACCCCGTGCTGTACCGCATACGCCGGGGACACCACCACCGGACGCAGGACGCGTGGGTGATCTACCCCACCTACGACTGGGCCCACGGTCAGTCGGACGCGATCGAGGGGGTCACGCACTCGCTGTGCACGCTGGAGTTCGTCGCCCATCGTCCCCTGTACGACTGGTGCCTGGAGCAACTGCCGTTGCCGCACGACAAGCCCAGGCAGATCGAGTTCGCCCGACTGGAACTCACCAACACCGTCACCTCGAAGCGGCGTCTGAAGAAGCTCGTGGACGACGGCACCGTCGACGGCTGGGACGACCCTCGCATGCCCACGCTGTCGGGCCTGCGCAAACGCGGCTATCCCGCGTCCGCGATCGTCGCCTTCTGCCGCGACATGGGCGTGTCGAGGACGAACTCCCGGCAGGCGATCGAGGAACTCGAGAGCTACGTCCGCCGCGACCTCAACCGCACCGCCCAGCGGCGGATGGCCGTGCTGCATCCCCTGCGCCTGACGATCACCAACTGGCCGGCCGGCGAGGTCGAGTACTTCGAGGTGGCGAACAACCCCGAGAACCCGGACGACGGCACCCGCCGGGTCGCGTTCAGCGGCGACCTGTTCATCGAGCGCGAGGACTTCGCCGAGGTGCCGCCGCCGAAGTTCTACCGGCTGGCCCCCGGGCGTGAGGTGCGCCTGCGCGGCGCCTACTTCGTGACCGCCACCGACGTGGTCACCGACGCCGACGGCACCGTCGTCGAGGTGCGGGCGACCTACGACCCGGCGACCAGCGGCGGGGACGCACCCGACGGCCGCAAGGTGAAGTCGACGATGCACTGGGTCTCGGCGCCCCACGCGGCGGATGCGACGGTCGCGCTCTACGAGCGGCTGTTCACCGCGGCGCTGCCCGGTGAGGCGACCGGTGAGCCGCTCGACGACCTCAACCCCGCATCGCGCGAGCTCCTCGACGGCTGCAAGGTGGAGGCGGCGCTGGCCACGACGAAGCCGGGTGAGGTCGTCCAGTTCGAACGCCTCGGATATTTCGCGCTCGATCCCGAGGCGCCGATGCATTTCCACCGGACGGTCGGTCTGCGTGACGAGTGGGCGGCCATCCAGAAGCGGCAACGCTGA
- a CDS encoding NAD(P)-dependent oxidoreductase: protein MSVYGKVVVLGTGIMGTALAGRLLGQGENVTVWNRTPERAASLAAAGATVAATPAEAVTGADVVLLTLFDADAVIGVLKEAADATPAGATWVQMSTIGIEGTDTVAAVAREHGLTLVESMMLGTKGPAEQGTLVLLTGGDADRLTAIDPLLALVSQKRVYAGPQVGAGSRLKLVCNTWIALLTAGTGQAFAMLRALGLDPKLFLDAIAGGQSDSVYAHVKGDLMIADDYQPANFQLRGLHKDLELAEDATGDDGKFPILDALRGLYAKAEEQGQGREDIAAVYRVLP from the coding sequence ATGAGCGTGTACGGCAAGGTCGTTGTGCTCGGCACCGGGATCATGGGCACGGCGCTCGCCGGGCGCCTGCTCGGCCAGGGCGAGAACGTCACCGTCTGGAACCGGACGCCGGAACGCGCGGCTTCCCTCGCCGCCGCCGGCGCGACGGTCGCCGCGACACCGGCCGAGGCTGTCACGGGAGCCGACGTGGTGCTCCTGACGCTCTTCGACGCCGACGCCGTGATCGGCGTCCTGAAGGAGGCTGCGGACGCCACGCCCGCGGGAGCCACGTGGGTGCAGATGTCGACCATCGGCATCGAGGGCACCGACACCGTGGCCGCGGTCGCCCGGGAACACGGGCTCACGCTGGTCGAGTCGATGATGCTCGGCACCAAGGGACCCGCCGAGCAGGGCACGCTGGTGCTGCTCACCGGAGGCGACGCCGACCGCCTCACCGCGATCGACCCGTTGTTGGCCCTCGTCAGCCAGAAGCGCGTGTACGCGGGGCCGCAGGTGGGCGCGGGCAGCAGGCTCAAGCTCGTCTGCAACACCTGGATCGCTCTCCTCACGGCGGGCACGGGACAGGCGTTCGCCATGCTGCGCGCCCTCGGGCTCGACCCGAAGCTCTTCCTGGACGCGATCGCCGGTGGTCAGTCCGACAGCGTCTACGCACACGTCAAGGGCGATCTCATGATCGCCGACGACTACCAGCCGGCGAACTTCCAGCTGCGGGGCCTGCACAAGGACCTCGAGCTGGCCGAGGACGCCACCGGCGACGACGGGAAGTTCCCGATCCTGGACGCGCTCCGCGGGCTCTACGCCAAGGCCGAGGAGCAGGGCCAGGGCCGCGAGGACATCGCCGCCGTCTACCGCGTGCTGCCCTGA
- a CDS encoding HAD family hydrolase encodes MSRGILFDLYGVIMRDQSPETIAAIERAAGFGGPQLWDVYWATRDDYDAGLISGRDYWLRLAAKAGHSLPDPDAVLAAEVEGWSRADEQMVAYVRGLASGHRVGVLSNLPPEVIELVETTQPWLATLDSVTYSGRVGLVKPDPRIYRIALSGLGLPPADVLYVDDRPVNVEAARGLGMPAVVFTGLARLRPIVDAHLGPAGIKEA; translated from the coding sequence ATGAGCCGAGGCATCCTCTTCGACCTGTACGGCGTCATCATGCGCGACCAGAGCCCCGAGACCATCGCCGCGATCGAGCGCGCCGCCGGTTTCGGGGGCCCGCAGCTGTGGGACGTGTACTGGGCGACCCGAGACGACTACGACGCGGGGCTGATTTCCGGACGCGACTACTGGCTTCGCCTGGCGGCGAAGGCGGGGCACAGCTTGCCGGACCCGGACGCGGTGCTCGCCGCCGAGGTCGAGGGCTGGTCGCGTGCGGACGAGCAGATGGTCGCCTACGTGCGCGGGCTCGCGTCCGGCCACCGGGTGGGGGTGCTGTCCAACCTGCCCCCGGAGGTGATCGAACTCGTCGAGACAACGCAGCCCTGGCTCGCCACGCTCGACTCCGTGACCTACTCAGGGCGGGTCGGGCTGGTCAAGCCGGACCCCCGCATCTACCGGATCGCTCTTTCCGGGCTCGGGTTGCCTCCCGCCGACGTGCTCTACGTCGACGACCGTCCGGTCAACGTCGAGGCCGCCCGGGGTCTCGGCATGCCGGCCGTGGTGTTCACCGGCCTGGCCCGTCTGCGCCCGATCGTGGACGCGCATCTGGGCCCGGCTGGTATCAAGGAAGCATGA